From the Exiguobacterium aurantiacum genome, one window contains:
- a CDS encoding GntR family transcriptional regulator, with amino-acid sequence MAQRTKYNMVKDHILEWIKDGTVRPGEKIPSENELVQSFGVSRHTIRQAVGELVNEGYLYREQGSGTYCSPVLPTSTPQTIERLGNGKNIGVITTYMSDYIFPSIIRGIESHLASKGYTLTLSCTDNNVEKERQCLEMMLDRQIDGLIVEPTKSSSYNPNIKYYLELEQQHTPYLMINQYYSQLTPPYLIMDDEKGGFLAAEHLIKLGHERIMGLFKTDDLQGVHRMRGFIRAFREYNLPLEPELIITYTTEELVPSFYDVIHQVFENADERPSAIVCYNDQLALSVLDQLRNLRLSVPQDVSLVGYDDSVLAVATEVKLTSIIHPKQELGRAAAEWIIAAVEKKDTPPSHTYEPELIVRNSTAPYNRLESKLG; translated from the coding sequence ATGGCACAACGCACAAAGTACAATATGGTCAAAGATCATATTCTTGAATGGATAAAAGATGGAACGGTAAGACCCGGTGAAAAAATTCCTTCTGAAAATGAATTGGTCCAATCATTTGGAGTGAGCCGTCATACGATTCGACAAGCTGTAGGAGAATTAGTGAATGAAGGTTATCTTTACCGTGAACAAGGCTCGGGCACGTATTGTTCCCCCGTCCTTCCGACTTCGACCCCCCAGACGATTGAACGTTTAGGCAATGGTAAAAACATCGGGGTCATCACGACCTACATGTCTGATTATATCTTCCCGTCTATTATCCGGGGGATTGAATCTCACTTGGCTTCAAAAGGATACACGTTGACTTTATCTTGTACGGATAACAACGTCGAGAAAGAACGGCAATGTCTCGAGATGATGTTAGATCGTCAAATTGATGGGTTGATCGTCGAGCCGACGAAGAGCAGTAGCTACAATCCGAATATCAAATATTATTTAGAGCTCGAACAACAGCATACGCCGTATTTGATGATTAACCAGTACTATTCGCAGTTGACGCCTCCTTATTTGATCATGGATGACGAGAAAGGCGGATTCTTGGCTGCCGAACATCTCATCAAACTTGGCCATGAGCGCATCATGGGACTCTTCAAAACAGATGACCTTCAAGGGGTCCATCGGATGCGCGGCTTCATACGCGCGTTCCGGGAATACAATCTTCCCTTAGAGCCAGAATTAATTATAACGTATACGACAGAAGAACTTGTGCCTTCTTTTTATGACGTGATTCATCAAGTGTTCGAGAACGCGGACGAACGGCCGAGCGCGATCGTCTGTTATAACGACCAACTCGCCCTTAGCGTGTTGGACCAGTTGAGAAATCTACGCCTCTCTGTCCCCCAAGACGTCTCACTCGTCGGATATGACGACTCGGTGCTTGCCGTCGCGACAGAGGTGAAACTGACTTCGATCATCCACCCGAAGCAAGAATTGGGTCGTGCCGCAGCCGAGTGGATCATCGCAGCTGTCGAGAAAAAGGACACGCCGCCGTCACATACGTATGAACCTGAATTGATCGTGCGTAACTCGACTGCACCCTATAACC
- a CDS encoding IS30 family transposase: MSYTHLTTTERVKIETYLELGMSIRSIARRIGRQPSTVSREIRRNPGYESGRAQKRYEKAKTNCGAKTKLDDTMRRTIVEKLRATWSPEQIVGRLFNGKLAFSTIYRWIYAGRIDVPLTVLRQKGKRQKPTETRGRINVGLSISQRPPEVRGRRTFGHWELDTVVSGRGKSKACVATFIERKSRFYLALPIADRTAASMEGAIHAVHVAFPDGTFETATTDRGKEFSGHERIQASLGVPMYFADPYASWQRGSNENANGLLREFFPKGTDFAQVAHDELADALTKINGRPRKCLNWKTAHEAFTEEVLRLI, encoded by the coding sequence ATGAGCTACACCCATCTTACCACAACGGAACGCGTGAAAATAGAGACGTATCTGGAGCTCGGGATGTCCATCCGGTCCATCGCGAGACGGATCGGGCGACAGCCATCGACCGTCTCGCGGGAGATCAGACGGAACCCCGGCTACGAATCGGGACGTGCCCAGAAACGCTACGAGAAGGCGAAGACCAACTGTGGCGCCAAGACGAAACTCGACGACACGATGCGCCGGACGATCGTCGAGAAGCTGCGTGCGACCTGGTCCCCGGAACAGATCGTGGGACGGCTCTTCAACGGAAAGCTCGCCTTCTCCACCATCTACCGTTGGATCTATGCGGGACGGATCGACGTGCCCCTGACCGTGCTCCGCCAGAAAGGGAAACGTCAAAAGCCGACCGAGACGCGCGGACGCATCAACGTCGGACTCTCCATCTCGCAACGACCGCCAGAGGTCAGGGGGCGCCGGACGTTCGGGCACTGGGAGCTCGACACCGTCGTCTCCGGACGAGGGAAGTCGAAGGCGTGCGTCGCGACGTTCATCGAGCGGAAGAGCCGGTTCTATCTCGCCCTGCCGATCGCGGACCGCACCGCGGCCTCGATGGAGGGGGCGATCCATGCGGTGCACGTCGCCTTCCCGGACGGCACGTTCGAGACGGCGACGACGGACCGGGGCAAGGAGTTCAGCGGTCACGAGCGCATCCAGGCGTCACTCGGTGTGCCGATGTATTTCGCCGACCCGTACGCATCGTGGCAACGGGGAAGCAACGAGAACGCCAACGGGCTCCTGCGCGAGTTCTTCCCGAAAGGAACGGACTTCGCGCAGGTGGCGCATGACGAACTCGCGGACGCGCTCACCAAGATCAACGGGCGGCCGAGAAAATGCCTGAACTGGAAAACCGCACACGAGGCCTTCACCGAGGAAGTGTTGCGCTTAATTTGA
- a CDS encoding carbohydrate ABC transporter permease: MKTKSISKLYRTEQRYAYLFVAAPVIGFFLFAFIPLMYSVYGAFTNWNGLGQMKFIGFENFVNLFQDEYFYKSMYNTLFMMIGIPIGIVLALLLALALNRKIFGTDTFRVIYYIPVISSIAAVSILWQWAYNGDYGLVNQFLALIGIDGPNWLQNTDTVKPALILMAIWKGLGYTMLLYLAALQSVPKSFYEAAKLDGANAWQSFWHITLPMVKPVTFFIIVTNIIGGAQIFTEINVMTPTGGPEYSSASAVFYIWQKSFGNFQLGYASAMALVLGLFIFIVTLLQFRMNEKSSFDLD, from the coding sequence ATGAAAACAAAATCGATTTCCAAGTTATATCGAACTGAACAGCGGTACGCCTATTTGTTCGTTGCGGCACCGGTCATTGGGTTCTTCCTCTTTGCGTTCATACCGTTGATGTACTCTGTTTACGGCGCCTTCACGAATTGGAACGGCCTCGGTCAAATGAAATTTATTGGGTTTGAGAACTTCGTTAACTTGTTCCAAGATGAATATTTTTATAAATCGATGTACAACACGCTCTTCATGATGATTGGGATCCCAATCGGCATCGTCCTCGCGCTTCTGCTCGCCCTCGCGTTGAATCGAAAGATTTTTGGGACGGACACGTTCCGCGTGATTTACTACATTCCCGTCATCTCGTCGATTGCCGCCGTCTCGATTTTGTGGCAATGGGCGTATAACGGTGACTATGGATTGGTCAACCAATTCCTGGCTTTGATCGGGATCGACGGGCCGAACTGGCTCCAAAACACCGATACCGTCAAACCGGCGCTCATCCTCATGGCGATTTGGAAAGGGCTCGGCTACACGATGCTCCTTTACTTGGCGGCGCTCCAAAGTGTCCCGAAATCATTTTATGAAGCAGCGAAACTGGATGGGGCCAACGCGTGGCAAAGCTTTTGGCACATCACGCTCCCGATGGTCAAACCGGTCACGTTCTTCATCATCGTGACGAACATCATCGGTGGGGCACAAATCTTCACGGAAATTAACGTCATGACACCAACTGGGGGTCCGGAGTACTCGTCTGCCTCTGCGGTCTTCTACATTTGGCAAAAATCGTTCGGGAACTTCCAACTCGGTTACGCTTCGGCGATGGCGCTCGTCCTCGGGCTCTTCATTTTCATCGTCACGTTGCTCCAATTCCGGATGAATGAAAAATCATCGTTCGATCTTGATTGA
- a CDS encoding carbohydrate ABC transporter permease, which yields MSVKKKDRITDFFIFIFLSIGAVVMIAPLLWMVSTSLKSKEDVFALPPVWIPTDISFSKYTEIWSMGPLLSGISNSLIVALSVTIVGTFTSSLAAFAFAKLNFRGKNKIFLLLFASVMIPYPVLMIPQFMMFSSIGWVDTLLPLIVPGLFGNIFMIFFLRQFLNSIPNSIIEAAKIDGCSYFQIFYKIIFPLIKPAVAAQLILWFMAIWNDYLGPILYLNSPEKQTLQLVIANFNASYAIQSDYPLIMAASVVALLPMLIVFMIFQKQIIESIAISGVKG from the coding sequence ATGTCGGTGAAGAAGAAGGATCGAATCACGGATTTCTTCATCTTTATCTTCCTCTCTATCGGAGCGGTCGTCATGATCGCACCGCTGCTGTGGATGGTGTCGACGTCGCTAAAATCAAAAGAGGATGTGTTCGCACTCCCGCCCGTATGGATCCCGACCGATATTTCGTTTAGCAAGTACACGGAAATTTGGAGTATGGGTCCGTTATTATCGGGGATATCGAACAGTTTGATTGTCGCATTATCCGTTACGATCGTCGGGACGTTCACGTCGAGCTTGGCAGCGTTCGCCTTCGCGAAGTTGAACTTCAGAGGCAAGAATAAAATCTTCCTACTCTTGTTCGCTTCTGTCATGATCCCATACCCGGTGCTCATGATTCCCCAGTTCATGATGTTCTCGAGCATCGGCTGGGTGGACACGCTGTTACCGTTGATCGTACCGGGGCTGTTCGGGAATATTTTCATGATTTTCTTCTTGCGCCAATTTTTGAACAGCATCCCGAACTCAATTATTGAAGCGGCCAAGATTGATGGCTGCTCGTACTTCCAAATCTTCTACAAGATTATCTTCCCATTGATCAAGCCGGCCGTGGCCGCGCAATTGATTCTTTGGTTCATGGCAATCTGGAACGACTATCTCGGGCCGATTTTGTATTTGAACTCGCCGGAGAAACAGACGCTTCAACTTGTCATCGCGAACTTCAACGCATCTTATGCAATTCAAAGTGATTATCCGTTAATCATGGCCGCGTCCGTCGTGGCGTTACTCCCGATGTTGATCGTCTTCATGATCTTCCAAAAACAGATCATCGAGTCGATTGCGATTTCTGGTGTGAAGGGCTGA
- a CDS encoding arabinan endo-1,5-alpha-L-arabinosidase: MRLALPKAPFDQQVEDVTPDVLNKESEWTTNFTHDGAIFKDGDTYYVFSTDYMVGSPPTPGIQIRKSTDLIHWEFVGRVFDQVSEEAFAWAGGNTFWAPAITKIGDRFHLYYSVSGVGSRTSYIGLATASTIEGPWEDEGAVVTSKDGDRGVANAIDPHVTQDAAGKWWMTYGSYFGGVFLTEIDPGTGKRVDESSEGTLLAKRKDMSMGIEGPEILYNDETGYYYLMVSYGWLEDTYNVRIGRSKSIAGPYVDSRGRDLRDESDESFDTGVKIVGPYRFEGDDGYVGTGHSAFLQDGTDTFVLHQARPSEDIYWSHLHVRKVYWTKDGWPVVSPERYAGEGDVEVDDAHLVGDWDVITFPRFDDGQQASSTLTLERGGKLENGDGSWRLNGSVLEVEVGQETYETQVGAAWDWENWQPTIIFTGLSEDGTAVWGKKQ; this comes from the coding sequence ATGAGGTTGGCACTCCCGAAAGCGCCGTTTGATCAACAAGTGGAAGATGTGACGCCAGACGTGCTCAACAAAGAGAGCGAGTGGACGACGAACTTCACGCATGATGGGGCGATCTTTAAAGATGGTGACACGTACTACGTTTTCTCGACGGATTACATGGTGGGTAGTCCTCCGACGCCCGGCATTCAAATCCGTAAATCGACCGATCTCATTCACTGGGAGTTCGTCGGCCGTGTGTTCGATCAAGTGTCTGAAGAGGCGTTCGCTTGGGCCGGTGGGAATACGTTCTGGGCCCCGGCGATCACAAAAATCGGAGATCGGTTCCACTTGTACTATTCCGTTTCAGGGGTCGGGAGCCGCACGTCGTACATCGGGCTCGCGACCGCCTCAACGATTGAAGGGCCTTGGGAAGACGAGGGTGCCGTCGTGACGTCGAAAGACGGAGACAGGGGTGTCGCCAACGCGATTGACCCTCACGTGACGCAAGATGCGGCAGGCAAATGGTGGATGACGTATGGGTCGTACTTTGGGGGGGTCTTTTTGACGGAGATTGATCCAGGCACTGGGAAACGAGTGGACGAATCGTCAGAAGGAACGTTGCTTGCCAAACGGAAAGACATGTCGATGGGCATCGAAGGGCCGGAAATCTTATATAACGATGAAACAGGCTATTACTACTTGATGGTGTCGTACGGTTGGCTAGAAGATACGTACAACGTCCGAATCGGTCGCTCGAAGTCGATCGCGGGACCGTACGTCGATTCGCGTGGCCGTGACTTACGCGACGAATCGGATGAGTCGTTTGATACGGGCGTGAAAATCGTGGGTCCGTACCGTTTCGAAGGAGATGACGGATACGTCGGGACCGGGCACTCGGCATTCTTACAAGATGGGACCGATACGTTCGTGTTGCATCAGGCGCGACCGAGTGAAGACATCTATTGGTCACATTTGCACGTCCGAAAAGTGTATTGGACGAAAGATGGTTGGCCGGTCGTCTCGCCCGAGCGCTACGCCGGGGAAGGAGACGTCGAGGTCGACGACGCCCATCTGGTCGGGGACTGGGACGTCATCACGTTCCCTCGGTTCGACGATGGGCAGCAAGCCTCGAGCACGTTGACGTTGGAACGAGGCGGGAAGCTCGAAAACGGGGACGGGTCCTGGCGATTGAACGGCTCGGTCCTCGAGGTCGAAGTCGGACAAGAGACGTATGAGACGCAAGTCGGAGCGGCTTGGGACTGGGAGAATTGGCAACCGACGATCATCTTCACAGGTCTGAGCGAGGACGGCACCGCCGTATGGGGCAAAAAACAATAA
- a CDS encoding arabinan endo-1,5-alpha-L-arabinosidase: MQKLNGPKREERYLLERLTNETMWGTHNAHDPASIKVGDWYYVFSTDAAHGHQINGGIQVRRSLDLIHWEYVGLAFEELPHEAVEWTGAPGLWAPEVVFMGGRYVMYYAASQFGQTQSYIGVASAETIDGPWHDHGLVVKSEAGTSGPNAIDPNITFDAHGEPWLVYGSFFGGLYVFPIDPETGKKRPGSEGTLIAKRHQRVEGAIEGPYIVYRETDRHYYLFVSYDSLFKDYHIRVARSTSITGPYVDFDGNVMTDLEIDPQQVGMKILGGYRFGAGEGWVGPGHNSILHDGDKDYLFHHVRGEQDPHWHELHIRKIIWTESGWPLVSPQRYAGEEERSIEMEELVGEWEWIYMDRTKHDVLPSSKIQLLDDGTFVTEYGERGRYEKLTDTTIKLYGPEGITWHVLPGWDWENWRETLVFAGLSDQGHVFIGKRL; encoded by the coding sequence ATGCAAAAACTGAACGGTCCTAAACGAGAAGAACGTTATCTGCTAGAACGATTGACGAACGAAACGATGTGGGGCACGCACAACGCCCACGATCCCGCCTCGATCAAAGTCGGGGACTGGTATTACGTGTTCTCGACGGACGCTGCCCACGGGCATCAAATCAACGGGGGGATTCAAGTGCGCCGCTCACTTGACTTGATCCATTGGGAATACGTCGGCTTGGCGTTTGAAGAACTTCCGCACGAGGCTGTGGAATGGACCGGGGCGCCAGGGCTTTGGGCGCCGGAAGTCGTGTTCATGGGTGGTCGCTATGTCATGTACTATGCGGCTTCACAGTTTGGACAGACGCAGTCCTATATCGGTGTCGCCAGTGCGGAAACGATAGATGGACCGTGGCATGATCACGGGCTCGTCGTGAAGAGTGAGGCTGGGACGTCAGGACCGAACGCGATCGATCCGAATATCACGTTCGATGCACATGGAGAACCTTGGCTCGTCTATGGCAGCTTCTTTGGTGGGCTGTATGTGTTCCCAATCGATCCGGAGACCGGGAAGAAACGTCCGGGGAGTGAGGGGACGTTGATCGCGAAACGGCATCAACGTGTCGAAGGGGCGATCGAAGGACCGTATATCGTCTATCGGGAGACGGATCGCCATTATTACTTGTTCGTCTCGTACGACTCCTTGTTCAAGGACTATCACATCCGTGTGGCCCGCTCGACTTCGATCACCGGACCGTACGTCGATTTTGATGGGAACGTCATGACCGACCTCGAGATCGACCCGCAACAAGTCGGCATGAAGATTTTAGGGGGCTATCGGTTCGGGGCTGGGGAAGGTTGGGTCGGTCCCGGTCATAACTCCATCTTGCATGACGGGGACAAGGATTATCTCTTCCATCACGTCAGAGGTGAGCAAGACCCGCACTGGCACGAACTGCATATCCGGAAAATCATTTGGACGGAATCGGGCTGGCCGCTCGTATCTCCGCAACGATATGCCGGGGAAGAAGAACGGTCCATCGAGATGGAGGAACTCGTCGGGGAGTGGGAGTGGATCTACATGGACCGGACGAAACATGACGTCCTGCCTTCAAGTAAAATTCAACTTCTAGATGACGGGACGTTCGTGACGGAGTATGGCGAACGAGGCCGTTATGAGAAGCTGACGGATACGACCATCAAACTCTACGGTCCTGAAGGGATCACTTGGCATGTGTTACCGGGCTGGGACTGGGAGAATTGGCGAGAGACGCTCGTGTTCGCGGGATTGTCTGACCAAGGGCACGTCTTTATCGGCAAACGACTGTAA
- the araB gene encoding ribulokinase has product MNMANYTIGVDYGTQSGRAVLVDVATGREVATAVKPYTHGVMDEYLPDGVTRLEHDWALQHPQDYLEVLELTIPAVVKEAGITADQVVGLGIDFTACTILPIDEHLNPLCFREEHQQNPHSYVKLWKHHAAQDEADELNRIAAERGEAFLKRYGGKISSEWMIPKVWQILNEAPAIYEAADQILEATDWVVSQMTGHVVRNSCTAGYKAIWHKQDRYPSNEFFKALDPRLENVVEEKLTRDIAPIGSKAGELTEAFAARIGLLPGTAVAVANVDAHVAVPAVGIAEPGKMLMVMGTSTCHILLGEDEQVVPGMCGVVEDGVIPGLMGYEAGQSCVGDHFEWFTETCVPGHYVEEAALKGIGIHQLLTEKAARQRVGESGLVALDWWNGNRSTLVDTNLTGVLLGATLLTKPEDIYRALIEATAYGTRTIVEAFRNSGVPVHEVYAAGGIAEKNALMMQIYADVLNMEIKISASSQTPALGSAMFGAVAAGTERGGYATITEAAAKMGRVKEETYKPIPENVATYDALFAEYTKLYDYFGRGENDVMKRLKKIKAEASRVKEEPVW; this is encoded by the coding sequence ATGAATATGGCCAACTATACAATCGGCGTCGACTACGGGACGCAATCAGGACGTGCGGTCCTCGTTGACGTAGCGACAGGTCGAGAAGTGGCGACCGCGGTCAAACCGTACACACATGGCGTCATGGATGAATATTTACCGGATGGGGTAACCCGTCTCGAGCATGATTGGGCGCTCCAACATCCGCAAGACTATTTAGAAGTATTAGAACTCACCATCCCGGCCGTCGTGAAAGAGGCGGGGATCACGGCTGACCAAGTCGTGGGACTCGGTATCGATTTCACAGCTTGCACGATCTTACCGATTGACGAACACTTGAACCCGCTTTGTTTCCGCGAGGAACATCAACAAAACCCGCACAGCTACGTGAAGCTTTGGAAGCATCATGCCGCGCAAGACGAGGCGGACGAGTTGAACCGCATCGCGGCCGAACGGGGCGAAGCTTTCTTGAAACGATACGGCGGGAAAATCTCATCGGAGTGGATGATTCCGAAAGTGTGGCAAATCCTGAACGAAGCGCCGGCCATTTATGAAGCGGCGGACCAGATTCTAGAAGCGACGGATTGGGTCGTATCCCAGATGACGGGACACGTCGTTCGGAACAGTTGCACGGCTGGATATAAAGCCATTTGGCATAAACAAGACCGCTACCCGTCAAACGAGTTCTTTAAAGCGCTCGACCCGCGGTTAGAGAATGTCGTCGAAGAGAAACTAACGCGCGACATCGCACCAATCGGGTCCAAGGCGGGTGAACTGACAGAGGCGTTCGCCGCGCGGATCGGACTCCTTCCAGGTACGGCTGTCGCGGTCGCGAACGTCGACGCCCATGTGGCGGTACCGGCTGTCGGAATCGCCGAACCTGGCAAGATGCTTATGGTCATGGGCACATCGACGTGCCACATCCTACTCGGTGAAGACGAACAGGTCGTTCCAGGCATGTGCGGCGTCGTCGAAGACGGCGTCATCCCAGGGTTGATGGGCTATGAAGCCGGTCAATCGTGTGTCGGAGACCATTTTGAATGGTTCACCGAGACGTGTGTCCCAGGGCATTACGTGGAAGAGGCCGCCTTGAAAGGCATCGGCATCCATCAGTTGTTGACGGAGAAAGCGGCCCGGCAACGTGTCGGGGAGAGCGGTCTCGTCGCCCTCGACTGGTGGAACGGGAACCGATCGACGCTCGTCGATACGAATTTGACGGGTGTCCTGCTCGGAGCGACATTGCTCACGAAACCAGAAGACATTTACCGGGCATTGATTGAAGCGACAGCGTATGGGACGCGAACGATTGTGGAAGCGTTCCGGAACAGCGGTGTCCCTGTGCATGAAGTATATGCAGCCGGTGGGATCGCCGAGAAGAACGCCCTCATGATGCAAATCTATGCGGACGTCTTGAACATGGAAATCAAAATCTCAGCCTCCTCGCAAACGCCTGCCCTCGGGTCGGCCATGTTCGGGGCGGTGGCGGCCGGTACGGAGCGAGGCGGTTACGCCACGATCACGGAAGCTGCAGCGAAGATGGGCCGTGTCAAAGAAGAGACGTACAAGCCGATCCCGGAAAACGTCGCGACGTATGATGCTCTGTTCGCCGAATATACGAAGCTATACGACTACTTCGGTCGCGGTGAAAACGATGTGATGAAACGCTTGAAAAAAATCAAGGCTGAAGCGTCACGTGTGAAGGAGGAGCCGGTATGGTAA
- the araD gene encoding L-ribulose-5-phosphate 4-epimerase: MVSRRLKEAVLEANLALPQHGLVTFTWGNVSGIDRNAGLVVIKPSGVPYERLTVEDMVVVDLEGNVVEGELRPSSDTPTHLALYRSLPEIGGVVHTHSPWATSWAQAKRAIPAFGTTHADYFYGEIPCTRELTDEEIATAYELETGHVILETLDELMLEAVAVPGVLVANHAPFCWGKDANEAVHNAVVLEEVAKMGLHALNLNPGLTPIKQSILDKHYLRKHGANAYYGQK; the protein is encoded by the coding sequence ATGGTAAGCCGTCGTTTGAAGGAAGCCGTGCTCGAAGCGAACTTGGCCCTCCCGCAACACGGCTTGGTCACCTTCACATGGGGCAACGTCAGCGGCATCGACCGGAACGCCGGATTGGTCGTCATCAAGCCGAGCGGTGTCCCTTACGAACGATTGACCGTGGAAGACATGGTCGTCGTCGATTTGGAGGGTAACGTCGTCGAAGGCGAGCTTCGTCCCTCATCAGATACACCGACCCATCTCGCGCTCTACCGGTCTCTCCCTGAGATCGGCGGGGTCGTGCACACCCATTCGCCATGGGCGACGAGCTGGGCCCAGGCGAAGCGGGCAATCCCGGCGTTCGGAACGACACACGCCGATTACTTTTATGGCGAGATTCCGTGTACTCGAGAATTGACAGACGAAGAGATCGCAACGGCGTATGAGCTCGAGACCGGACACGTCATTTTAGAGACGCTCGACGAATTAATGCTCGAAGCGGTCGCCGTACCCGGTGTGCTCGTGGCCAACCACGCACCGTTCTGCTGGGGCAAAGACGCGAATGAGGCCGTCCATAACGCGGTCGTCCTCGAGGAAGTCGCCAAGATGGGACTTCACGCCTTGAACTTGAACCCTGGCCTGACACCGATTAAACAGAGCATCTTAGATAAACACTATTTGCGAAAACATGGGGCGAACGCATACTACGGCCAAAAATGA
- the araA gene encoding L-arabinose isomerase produces the protein MLTAKTYEFWFVTGSQMLYGEDVLRQVEGHSKEMVAGLDAADVFSDRVVFKGVVKNAEEIRQMMLQANADDSCAGVITWMHTFSPSKMWISGMCVLQKPLLHFGTQFNRDIPWDAIDMDFMNLNQSAHGDREHGFITSRMNVKRKVLVGHWEDETTRGKMASWMKVAHALAESKVLKVARFGDNMRNVAVTEGDKVEAQIRLGWTVDGYGVGDLVAYMDAVTDTDLDALMDEYASRYELTNKGMAEEEFLDSVRYQGRIELGMKAFLEAGGYTAFTTTFEDLYGMKQLPGLAVQRLMEQGYGFAGEGDWKTAALVRLMKIMANNERTSFMEDYTYHFEPGNEMVLGAHMLEICPTIAVDKPRIEVHPLGIGDREAPARIVFEGQSGKALNASIIDLGHRFRLLVNTVEGIQPEEAMPNLPVARVLWKTEPSMAQAVENWIQAGGAHHTCYSYEVTTDQLRDFAELLDVEIAVIDAKTETVQFNNELRWNELYYRP, from the coding sequence ATGTTGACAGCGAAAACATATGAATTTTGGTTCGTGACAGGAAGCCAAATGCTTTACGGCGAAGACGTGCTTCGACAAGTGGAGGGTCATTCAAAAGAGATGGTGGCCGGGCTCGATGCGGCCGACGTCTTCAGCGACCGGGTCGTCTTCAAGGGCGTCGTCAAAAACGCAGAAGAGATCCGTCAGATGATGCTTCAAGCGAATGCGGACGACTCATGTGCGGGCGTGATCACCTGGATGCACACGTTCTCCCCATCGAAGATGTGGATCAGTGGCATGTGCGTCCTGCAAAAACCGTTGCTCCATTTCGGTACACAGTTCAATCGCGACATCCCATGGGACGCGATCGATATGGACTTCATGAACTTGAACCAATCGGCGCACGGCGACCGGGAGCACGGCTTCATCACGAGCCGGATGAACGTCAAACGTAAAGTGCTCGTCGGCCACTGGGAAGACGAGACGACACGCGGGAAGATGGCGAGCTGGATGAAAGTCGCTCATGCGTTGGCCGAAAGCAAAGTGTTAAAAGTGGCTCGTTTCGGTGACAACATGCGCAACGTCGCCGTGACGGAAGGCGATAAAGTCGAAGCGCAGATCCGCCTCGGTTGGACGGTGGACGGATATGGTGTCGGTGATCTCGTCGCATATATGGACGCCGTGACTGACACAGATCTCGACGCGCTGATGGACGAATACGCGTCTCGTTATGAGCTGACGAACAAAGGGATGGCTGAAGAGGAGTTCCTCGATTCGGTCCGTTACCAAGGCCGGATTGAACTCGGCATGAAAGCCTTCCTCGAGGCAGGCGGCTATACCGCCTTCACGACGACGTTTGAAGATTTGTACGGCATGAAGCAGTTGCCGGGTCTCGCCGTTCAACGCTTGATGGAGCAAGGCTATGGCTTTGCCGGAGAAGGTGACTGGAAAACGGCAGCGTTGGTACGTCTCATGAAAATCATGGCGAACAACGAGCGAACCTCGTTCATGGAAGATTACACGTACCACTTCGAGCCGGGCAACGAGATGGTGCTTGGCGCCCACATGTTGGAAATTTGTCCGACGATCGCGGTCGACAAGCCAAGAATCGAAGTCCACCCGCTCGGTATCGGCGACCGGGAAGCACCGGCCCGGATCGTCTTTGAAGGACAGAGCGGCAAGGCGTTGAACGCGAGCATCATCGATCTCGGCCATCGCTTCCGTCTCCTCGTCAACACGGTCGAAGGAATTCAGCCGGAAGAGGCGATGCCGAACTTGCCGGTCGCACGCGTTCTTTGGAAAACAGAACCTTCGATGGCGCAAGCGGTCGAAAACTGGATTCAAGCCGGTGGGGCGCACCACACCTGTTATTCGTATGAAGTGACGACCGACCAACTGCGGGACTTCGCGGAACTGCTCGACGTTGAAATTGCGGTCATCGACGCCAAGACGGAGACGGTCCAATTCAACAACGAACTACGTTGGAACGAACTTTACTATCGACCATAA